The following are encoded together in the Panicum virgatum strain AP13 chromosome 6K, P.virgatum_v5, whole genome shotgun sequence genome:
- the LOC120711182 gene encoding squamous cell carcinoma antigen recognized by T-cells 3-like, whose amino-acid sequence MATEEEMPAAAAAAAAPAGGGGDDAEMRDAASPSESDSDSSDSDDEGAAGADELRIQALEQALKEQPLDYETHVQYIQCLRKSGNIEKLRAAREEMNKYYPLTPKMWLEWAKDEISLSTSEESFGDVVKLYERGVQEYLSIRLWRDYLDYVEEHDPSVSQCTPAGLSKMRDLFERAITAGGLHVTEGSKLWAAYREYEMAILITISDENDEEKAKQVQRIRTLFHRQLSVPLAEMESTLVEYKSWEAEQGNANDPGSTFDGVPSNVTSAYKKANDMYNERKQYEDQLSNAGASEADKLQEFLKYLKFEESSGDPARVQVLYERAVSELPVSSDLWMGYTSYLDRSLKVPSVLRSVYYRATRNCTWVAELWVHYLLSLERIHSSEEELRHVFERAVQCSFPTIQEYLNVYLTRVHSLRRRISDGLDFQLIRQTFMDAAEFLSPQLGTKELLHLNAYWAKLERNLGKDLAAARGVWENTIKKSGSVLEVWQQYISMEMEMGNIHEARSLYKRCYSKRFAGSGSEDICHAWIRFEEENGTLDDYDLAVKKVTPRLKELMMFKSQEEAKEEAYSMLNDNSNADDSYQKRKAGKMTNKQQPPAKKRKENPPKSAKSSDDQRSKAQSGHSAAIAAVEVGDVAREKVEASTEMKVDSDSRTGNTGSNEPKPSFYNDKCTIFVSNIDLKANEDDLRRFFSDIGGVTAIRLLRDKFTKKSRGLAYVDFSDNKHLDAALKKNKQKLLAKKVSIARSDPSKGKKNWEAGPSSKGHDNLPQSGDDGAKAPGSSRSDKEVPKGDVKITGKNTQFAPRSVVKPLGWTTKEEKPDGGAGELKSNEEFRNLLLKK is encoded by the exons ATGGCGACGGAAGAGgagatgccggcggcggcggcggcggcggcggcgccagctggTGGAGGCGGGGACGACGCGGAGATGCGCgacgccgcctcgccctcggaATCCGACTCGGACTCGTCGGACTCCGACGACGAGGGGGCTGCCGGCGCCGACGAGCTCCGCATCCAGGCCCTGGAGCAGGCCCTCAAGGAGCAGCCACTCGACTACGAGACCCACGTGCAG TATATCCAGTGCTTGAGGAAGTCAGGCAACATCGAGAAGCTTCGTGCGGCAAGGGAAGAGATGAACAAGTACTATCCTCTTACCCCGAAGATGTGGCTGGAGTGGGCGAAGGATGAGATCTCATTGAGCACAAG TGAGGAATCTTTTGGGGATGTTGTAAAGCTCTACGAGCGTGGGGTGCAAGAATACCTG TCCATTAGGTTATGGAGGGATTACCTTGACTATGTTGAAGAGCATGATCCATCAGTATCCCAGTGTACACCTGCCGGCCTCTCCAAAATGAGAGATTTGTTTGAGCGTGCTATCACTGCAGGGGGGCTGCATGTTACTGAAGGCAGCAAACTGTGGGCAGCTTATAGAGAATATGAGATGGCGATCTTGATCACCATCAGTGATGAAAATGATGAGGAAAAGGCAAAGCAAGTTCAGCGTATACGCACGCTATTCCACCGCCAGTTATCTGTTCCTTTGGCTGAGATGGAATCTACACTTGTTGAGTATAAGAGCTGGGAAGCAGAGCAAGGGAATGCAAATGATCCAGGGTCCACTTTTGATGGTGTCCCTTCAAATGTCACATCTGCGTACAAAAAGGCCAATGATATGTACAATGAAAGGAAACAATACGAGGATCAACTAAGCAATGCAGGCGCATCTGAAGCTGACAAACTGCAGGAGTTTCTG AAATACCTCAAATTTGAAGAGTCTTCTGGTGACCCTGCTCGTGTTCAAGTTCTTTATGAGCGAGCTGTTTCAGAGCTTCCTGTGTCAAGCGATCTATGGATGGGATACACAAGCTACCTGGATAGAAGCTTGAAG GTGCCTTCTGTACTCAGAAGTGTTTATTACAGAGCCACAAGAAACTGTACATGGGTTGCTGAGTTATGGGTCCATTATTTGCTATCTTTGGAGAGAATTCATTCTTCTGAAGAAGAGCTACGCCAT GTGTTTGAACGGGCAGTACAATGTTCTTTTCCAACCATACAAGAG TATCTCAATGTTTATCTTACTCGAGTTCATAGTCTAAGACGGAGGATTTCAGATGGGTTGGATTTCCAGCTGATTAGGCAGACATTCATG GATGCTGCAGAATTTCTCTCACCTCAACTGGGAACCAAGGAGTTACTGCACTTGAATGCGTATTGGGCCAAATTAGAGCGTAATCTGGGCAAAGATCTTGCTGCAGCTCGTGGAGTTTGGGAAAACACTATCAAAAAAAG CGGGTCTGTTTTGGAAGTCTGGCAGCAGTACATTTCAATGGAGATGGAAATGGGAAATATACATGAGGCACGGTCGCTTTATAAGCGCTGTTATAGCAAAAGATTTGCTGGGTCTGGATCAGAG GATATATGTCACGCATGGATAAGATTTGAAGAGGAGAATGGCACCTTGGATGATTACGACCTTGCTGTAAAAAAG GTCACACCTCGGCTAAAGGAGCTTATGATGTTCAAGTCTCAAGAGGAGGCTAAAGAAGAGGCTTACTCTATGCTCAATGATAATTCTAATGCAGATGATTCCTATCAGAAAAGAAAAGCAGGTAAGATGACCAATAAACAGCAGCCTCCTGctaagaaaaggaaagagaatCCACCGAAAAGTGCCAAATCATCAGACGACCAACGGTCAAAGGCACAAAGTGGACATAGTGCTGCTATCGCTGCTGTAGAAGTTGGAGATGTCGCCAGGGAGAAGGTTGAGGCATCTACAGAAATGAAAGTGGACAGTGACAGCCGAACAGGGAATACAGGTTCAAATGAACCAAAACCATCCTTCTACAATGACAAGTGCACAATATTTGTCTCAAATATAGACTTGAAG GCAAATGAGGATGACCTGCGACGGTTCTTCTCTGATATCGGTGGCGTCACAGCAATAAGATTGCTGAGGgacaaattcaccaaaaaatcaaGG GGGTTGGCTTATGTGGACTTTTCAGACAACAAGCATCTTGACGCAGCCCTTAAGAAAAACAAGCAAAAGTTGCTGGCAAAGAAAGTGAGTATCGCTCGGTCAGATCCAAGCAAGGGTAAGAAGAACTGGGAGGCAGGTCCTTCCTCCAAAGGCCACG ATAACTTGCCTCAGAGTGGTGATGATGGTGCAAAAGCACCCGGATCCAGTAGATCAGACAAGGAAGTACCCAAAGGTGACGTGAAAATCACAGGGAAGAACACCCAGTTTGCACCACGATCTGTGGTTAAACCTCTTGGATGGACTACCAAGGAGGAGAAACCAGATGGTGGTGCAGGAGAGTTGAAATCAAACGAGGAGTTCAGAAATCTGTTGCTTAAAAAGTGA
- the LOC120711181 gene encoding peroxidase 47-like, translating into MSRGAQMKSFVRVLILVQVAAALLAGGPVAAELSMGYYGMTCPFAEYIVRNVVSEALAKDPTLAAGLLRLHFHDCFVQGCDASVLLDSTDGNTAEKDAPANLSLRGFEVMDAVKEALEAWCPGVVSCADALALAARDAVFMARGPYYGVPLGRRDGTRSVASDTFLALPPPLKNLTLLIQIFDNVGLDVHDLVALSGGHTLGVAHCASFKDRLQADAETLDSSLAKSLGSACGGGDSGTTAPFDRTSTRFDGVYYKELTSRRGLLSSDQTLFESPETKEIVSMFAMYPDYFFYSFQQGMYKMGQINLKEGDEGEIRKTCRVINDSS; encoded by the coding sequence ATGAGCCGCGGCGCCCAGATGAAGAGCTTTGTCAGGGTCCTGATCCTCGTGCAGGTGGCCGCCGCCCTGCTGGCCGGCGgccccgtcgccgccgagcTGAGCATGGGCTACTACGGCATGACCTGCCCGTTCGCCGAGTACATCGTCCGCAACGTCGTCAGCGAGGCCCTGGCGAAGgaccccaccctcgccgccggcctcctccggctgcacttccacgactgcttcgtGCAGGGCTGCGACGCGTCGGTGCTGCTGGACTCGACGGACGGCAACACGGCGGAGAAGGACGCGCCGGCGAACCTGAGCCTGCGCGGCTTCGAGGTGATGGACGCCGTCAAGGAGGCCCTGGAGGCGTGGTGCCCCGGCGTGGTCTCCTGCGCCGACGCCCTGGCGCTGGCCGCCCGCGACGCCGTGTTCATGGCGCGCGGGCCCTACTACGGCGTGCCCCTCGGCCGCCGCGACGGCACCCGCTCCGTCGCCTCCGACACCTTCCtggcgctcccgccgccgctcaaGAACCTGACGCTCCTCATCCAGATCTTCGACAACGTCGGGCTCGACGTCCACGACTTGGTGGCGCTGTCCGGCGGCCACACGCTGGGTGTCGCGCACTGCGCCAGCTTCAAGGACCGGCTGCAGGCGGATGCGGAGACGCTGGACTCGTCGCTGGCCAAGTCGCTGGGCTCCGCCTGCGGGGGCGGCGACTCGGGGACGACGGCGCCGTTCGACCGGACGAGCACACGCTTCGACGGCGTGTACTACAAGGAGCTGACCTCGCGGCGGGGGCTCCTGAGCTCGGACCAGACGCTGTTCGAGTCGCCGGAGACCAAGGAGATCGTGAGCATGTTCGCCATGTACCCGGACTACTTCTTCTATTCGTTCCAGCAGGGGATGTACAAGATGGGGCAGATCAACCTCAAGGAAGGCGACGAGGGCGAGATCAGGAAGACATGCAGGGTCATCAACGACTCCTCCTAA
- the LOC120711183 gene encoding fructokinase-2-like gives MAPLGDGADSAASPNLVVSFGEMLIDFVPDVAGLSLAESGGFVKAPGGAPANVACAISKLGGSSAFLGKFGDDEFGHMLVNILKQNGVNAEGCLFDQHARTALAFVTLKKNGEREFMFYRNPSADMLLTEAELNLDLIRRAKIFHYGSISLISEPCRGAHLAAMRAAKAAGILCSYDPNVRLPLWPSEEAARTGILSIWKEADFIKVSDDEVAFLTQGDATDEKNVLSLWFDSLKLLIVTDGDKGCRYFTKDFKGSVPGYKVNTIDTTGAGDAFVGSLLVNVAKDDNIFHNEEKLREALKFSNACGAICTTQKGAIPALPTVAAAQELIAKGN, from the exons ATGGCGCCCCTCGGAGACGGAGCCGATTCCGCGGCGTCGCCCAACCTGGTGGTGTCGTTCGGCGAGATGCTCATCGACTTCGTCCCCGACGTGGCGGGCCTCTCGCTCGCCGAGTCGGGGGGCTTCGTCAAGGcccccggcggcgcgcccgccAACGTCGCCTGCGCCATCTCCAAGCTCGGCGGATCCTCCGCCTTCCTCGGCAAG TTCGGCGACGACGAGTTCGGGCACATGCTGGTGAACATCCTGAAACAGAACGGCGTCAACGCGGAGGGCTGCCTCTTCGACCAGCACGCGCGCACCGCGCTCGCCTTCGTCACCCTCAAGAAGAACGGCGAGCGCGAGTTCATGTTCTACCGCAACCCCAGCGCCGACATGCTGCTCACCGAGGCCGAGCTCAACCTCGACCTCATCCGCCGCGCCAAGATCTTCCACTACGGCTCCATCTCGCTCATCTCCGAGCCCTGCCGCGGCGCCCACCTCGCCGCCATGCGCGCCGCCAAGGCCGCCGGCATCCTCTGCTCCTACGACCCCAACGTGCGCCTCCCGCTCTGGCCCTCGGAGGAGGCCGCCAGGACCGGCATCCTCAGCATCTGGAAGGAGGCCGACTTCATCAAGGTCAGCGACGACGAGGTCGCCTTCCTCACCCAGGGGGACGCCACCGACGAGAAGAACGTGCTCTCGCTCTGGTTCGACAGCCTCAAGCTCCTCATCGTCACCGACGGCGACAAGGGATGCAGATACTTCACCAag GACTTCAAGGGCAGCGTGCCCGGCtacaaggtgaacaccatcgaCACCACCGGCGCCGGTGACGCCTTCGTCGGCTCCCTCCTCGTCAATGTCGCCAAGGACGACAACATCTTCCAC AACGAGGAGAAGCTCCGCGAGGCGCTCAAGTTCTCCAACGCCTGCGGCGCCATCTGCACCACCCAGAAGGGCGCCATCCCGGCGCtgcccaccgtcgccgccgcgcaggaGCTCATCGCCAAGGGCAACTAG
- the LOC120711184 gene encoding E3 ubiquitin-protein ligase CHIP-like translates to MAPAPADGGAESQRQADLLKQEGNALFRKERLSAAIDAYTGAITLCPNVAVYWTNRALCYKKRSEWAKVEEDCRRAIQLDSQSVKGHYMLGLALVNSQRLSEGIKALEKSLELGRGAHPASYMVEEIWQELSKAKYIEWEGLSRERASQLQKLKVVCKEALRNYNSLSNPAADAPEEQLNELEEVFKKAAKTDTPAEVPDHLCCKITLDIFRDPVITPSGVTYERAVLLDHLQTVGKFDPLTREALEPHQLVPNLAIKEAVQAFLSEHGWAYKIR, encoded by the exons atggcgccggcgccggcggacggcggggcggagtCGCAGCGGCAGGCGGACCTGCTCAAGCAGGAGGGCAACGCCTTGTTCAGGAAGGAGCGTCTCAGCGCCGCCATCGACGCCTACACAGGG GCCATCACACTCTGCCCAAATGTTGCAGTATATTGGACCAACCGAGCACTTTGCTATAAGAAGCGGAG TGAGTGGGCTAAGGTTGAGGAAGATTGTAGAAGGGCTATCCAGCTTGACAGCCAATCTGTTAAG GGACATTACATGCTTGGCCTAGCACTTGTCAACAGCCAAAGATTATCTGAAGGAATCAAAGCACTGGAGAAg TCCTTGGAGCTTGGAAGGGGTGCACATCCTGCAAGCTACATGGTTGAGGAGATCTGGCAAGAGCTTTCTAAAGCAAAGTACATTGAGTGGGAAGGCTTATCAAGAGAACGAGCCTCTCAATTGCAAAAGCTGAA GGTAGTATGTAAAGAAGCTCTTAGGAATTACAACAGCCTTAGTAATCCCGCTGCTGATGCACCTGAAGAACAGCTAAATGAGCTTGAGGAAGTTTTCAAGAAAGCTGCAAAGACTGATACTCCAGCAGAA GTTCCTGACCATCTCTGTTGCAAAATTACACTTGATATCTTCAGAGATCCAGTGATCACCCCAAGTGGAGTTACATATGAGAGGGCTGTACTTCTTGATCATCTTCAAACG GTGGGGAAGTTCGACCCCTTGACCCGTGAGGCGCTTGAACCACACCAACTAGTTCCAAATCTTGCCATCAAGGAAGCTGTACAGGCATTTTTGAGTGAACATGGTTGGGCATACAAGATAAGATGA